The following is a genomic window from Arthrobacter sp. NicSoilB4.
CCCGGACCTCGACGTCCTGACCTACGGCCTGACGCTGTGGGACCTGGACCGCGAATGGCCCACCGGCGGCTTCGGCGGCAAGCCGATGCTCAAGTTCCGCGACATCCTTGGGGTCCTCCGTGACGCCTACTGCCGCACCGCCGGTATTGAGTACATGCACATCCAGGACCCGGCCGAGCGCAAGTGGTTCCAGGACCAGATCGAGCACCCGTACTCCAAGCCGAGCCGTGACGAGCAGCTGCGCATCGTCTCCAAGCTCAACGCTGCCGAGGCATTCGAGACCTTCCTGCAGACGAAGTTCGTCGGCCAGAAGCGCTTCTCGCTCGAGGGCGGCGAATCCCTGATCCCGCTGCTGGACGCCATCATCTCCGACGCTGCCGACGACGAACTCGACGAAGTCGCGATCGGCATGGCCCACCGCGGCCGGCTCAACGTGCTCACCAACATTGCCGGAAAGACCTACGCCCAGGTCTTCCGCGAATTTGAGGGCACCCAGGACCCGCGCTCCGTGCAGGGCTCGGGCGACGTCAAGTACCACCTCGGCACCGAGGGCACCTTCACGTCGGACAACGGCAAGGAGACCAAGGTCTACCTGGCCGCCAACCCGTCCCACCTCGAAGCCGTGGACTCCGTCCTCGAAGGCATCGTCCGCGCCAAGCAGGACCGCCTCGACCAGGGCGAAGCCTTCCCCGTGCTGCCGATCATGGTGCACGGCGACGCCGCTTTCGCCGGCCAGGGTGTCGTCGCGGAGACGCTCAACCTCTCCCAGCTTCGCGGCTACCGCACCGGCGGCACCATCCACATCGTGGTCAACAACCAGGTCGGTTTCACCACCGCCCCGTCCTCGTCGCGTTCGTCCACCTACTCCACGGACGTCGCCAAGATGATCCAGGCCCCGGTGTTCCACGTGAACGGCGACGACCCGGAGGCAGTGGTCCGCATCGGCCAGCTCGCCTACGAGTTCCGCCAGCGGTTCCACAAGGACGTTGTCATCGACATGGTCTGCTACCGCCGCCGCGGCCACAACGAGGGCGACGACCCCTCGATGACCCAGCCGCTGATGTACAACCTGATCGAGGCCAAGCGCTCGGTCCGCAAGCTGTACACGGAATCCCTGATCGGCCGCGGTGACATCACCGAGGAAGAAGCCGAGCAGCTGCTGCGCGACTACCAGGAGCGGCTGGAGCGGGTCTTCGCGGAGACCCATGCCGCGCAGACCTCCCCGATTCCGATCATCACGGCGGACTCCGCCGCGGTATCCGATCTGGAGCGCCCGATGGCCCAGCAGTCCGATTCCGGTATCAGCGCCCCTGCATCGACGGCGATCTCCGCCGAGACGCTGGCGCGCATCGGCAAGGCACACATCGACATCCCCGAGGGGTTCACGGTCCACGCCAAGCTCAAGCAGCTGCTCGAGAAGCGCGAAGTCATGTCCCGCGAAGGCGGCATCGACTGGGGCTTCGGCGAGCTGGCAGCCTTCGGTTCCCTCATCATGGAAGGCGTTCCCGTCCGGCTCGCCGGCCAGGACTCGCGCCGCGGCACGTTCGTGCAGCGCCACGCCGTCTTCCACGACCGCGCCAACGGTGACGAGTGGCTGCCCCTGGCGCACCTCTCCGATGACCAGGCCAAGCTGTGGATCTACGACTCCCTGCTCTCGGAATACGCGGCCATGGGCTTCGAATACGGCTACTCGGTGGAACGCCCGGATGCCTTGGTGCTGTGGGAGGCGCAGTTCGGTGACTTCGTCAACGGAGCGCAGACCATCATCGACGAGTTCATCTCCTCGGCCGAGCAGAAGTGGGGCCAGCGCTCGTCGCTCGTGCTGATGCTGCCGCACGGCTACGAGGGCCAGGGACCGGACCACTCCTCCGCGCGGATCGAGCGCTTCCTGCAGATGTGCGCCGAAGAGAACATGATCGTGGCAAACCCCACGACCTCGGCGTCGCACTTCCACCTGCTGCGCCGCCAGGCCTACAGCCGGCCGCGGAAGCCGCTCATCATCTTCACCCCGAAGCAGCTGCTCCGCCTCAAGGCCGCAGCGTCTTCCGTGGAGGACTTCACGACCGGCACCTTCCGGCCGGTCATCCCCGAGCACGAGCAGCTGCAGGGCGACGCCGTCGAACGTGTCCTGCTGGTCTCCGGCCGCCTGTACTACGATCTGCTGTCCACCCGGCAGAAGACCGGCGACAAGACCACGGCGATCATCCGGGTCGAGCAGCTATACCCGCTGCCGGCCGCCGAGATCGCGGCGGAGCTTGCCAAGTACCCGAACGCCGAGGTTGTCTGGGCCCAGGACGAGCCCGCCAACCAGGGTCCGTGGCCGTTCATCGGCCTGAACCTTCCGGACGCGCTGGACCGCCGGGTCCGCCTCGTTTCCCGCCCTGCCTCGGCTTCCACCGCGGCAGGATCGATGAAGCGCCACTCGGCCGAGCAGGACACGCTGCTCAAGCAGGCATTCGCACGTAAGTAAGGTCAACGCTGCCCGGCCGGAGATTGAAACACGCAACTCCGGCCGGGCAGTGTTGTTTAACCGGAAACCGTCCCCCGGCATCGCTGTCGTCCGGGGACGGTTCAATGGACGCTCTGGAGTGAAGAGGTAGTCGTGGAAGATCGAAAGCTGCGGATCGCGGCCGTGGGCGATGAACTGCTGGCCGGGCTCGGTGACCCCCGGGCACTGGGCTGGCTGGGCCGGGTCCTGGCGCGAACGCCGCAGGACGGACTGTCGCTTGAATGCTACTCGCTCCCCTGCCCGCAGGAGGGAACGGAGGGCCTGGCCGCCCGCTGGCATGAGGAAGCCGGCCGCCGGTTCAACAGCCACCACGAGAACCGCCTGGTGATCGGCCTCTCCGGCCGCGATGTCGAGTTTGGCCTCTCCACGGCACGCAGCCGGCTCAACCTTGCCAACATCCTCGACTCCGCGTCGCAGAGCAAGATCGAAGTCTTTGTCGTGGGCCCGCCGCCCTCCCTGGACCCGGCCCAGAACCGCCGGCTTGGCGAGCTCAACACGGCCTTCGCCGACGTCACCACACGCCGCAAACACCTTTACGTGGACACCTTCTCGCCGCTGCTGAACCACGAACAGTGGCGGCAGGACCTCGCAGCCAACGGGGGCACCCCCGGCCAGGCCGGCTACGGGCTGATGGCGTGGCTGGTGCTGCACCGGGGCTGGTTCCAGTGGCTGGGTATGGACGCTCCGGAATAGCAAACCGCACTTCGCCGGGAATTTCGCGATATATCTTGACCGTGCCGATCCGGCGATATATCGTGACTTCATAGTCACGATATATCGCAAAAGTTGGCACGAAGTATCGCCCTTCCCGGAGGAACCATGTCAGAGAACAACTGGACCGTCACCGGTCCGCAGACCATCGACGTCGACGGCGTCCGCTCACTGAAGCTCGGCATTGTCCGGGGCCGGTTCGACATCGTCACCCACGAGGAGCCAGTCGCCAGGATCGAGGTCTCCGAGGTCTCCGGCGATCCGCTGGCGGTCAGCCTCGTCGACGGGCGCCTCGAGGTCCGGCACCAGCTGCACGGTCCGCAGGGCTGGTTCAAGAACCTGATGGACACCGTCAGCAACAACAGCAACAACTCGGTGGTCATCAGCATCGCCCTCCCGGCCGGCGTCGAGGTCGAGGCCGGCACCGTCAGCGGCGACGGCATGGTGTCCGGAATCAGCGGACACACCCGGCTCAACACGGTGTCCGGGTCCGTCCTGGCCGACGGCACGTCCGGTGACCTGTCCGTCAACACCGTCAGCGGCGAAGTCATCGCCCGCAACCACAACGGCGTACTGACGGCCAAAAGCGTCTCGGGCGAGGTCACTGCCTCCGGCGATTTCAGCCACATCCGCGCCAACACGGTCAGCGGAGACCTGAGCTTCGACCTGCACGGTTTCAC
Proteins encoded in this region:
- a CDS encoding DUF4097 family beta strand repeat-containing protein, whose translation is MSENNWTVTGPQTIDVDGVRSLKLGIVRGRFDIVTHEEPVARIEVSEVSGDPLAVSLVDGRLEVRHQLHGPQGWFKNLMDTVSNNSNNSVVISIALPAGVEVEAGTVSGDGMVSGISGHTRLNTVSGSVLADGTSGDLSVNTVSGEVIARNHNGVLTAKSVSGEVTASGDFSHIRANTVSGDLSFDLHGFTQDFGANSVSGDVTIRLPHDVGVDIIAKSASGAVVIGDTKYVQPGGAVQTIAGPDSQLMLVRTNSVSGKTSIFHRPPGADSETGL
- a CDS encoding GDSL-type esterase/lipase family protein, with the protein product MEDRKLRIAAVGDELLAGLGDPRALGWLGRVLARTPQDGLSLECYSLPCPQEGTEGLAARWHEEAGRRFNSHHENRLVIGLSGRDVEFGLSTARSRLNLANILDSASQSKIEVFVVGPPPSLDPAQNRRLGELNTAFADVTTRRKHLYVDTFSPLLNHEQWRQDLAANGGTPGQAGYGLMAWLVLHRGWFQWLGMDAPE
- a CDS encoding multifunctional oxoglutarate decarboxylase/oxoglutarate dehydrogenase thiamine pyrophosphate-binding subunit/dihydrolipoyllysine-residue succinyltransferase subunit encodes the protein MPEQPSHRLPEEFGGNEWLVDELYERYQQDKNTVDAKWWPLFESFGAGDSSSTNGASGAAAVARPATRELPVVSPAAPAAQPAAPAAPAPAAAPAAKKAPATVARDGSKTSEAGPGTAPIPAQLPKNIKAPTAPEEDVVSVLRGPAKAIATNMITSLEVPTATSVRAIPAKLLIDNRVVINSNLARARGGKVSFTHLIGYAVIRALAQFPSMNVYYDEVDGKPVAVQPAHVNFGIAIDMPKPDGTRLLMVPNIKKAETLNFSEFWHTYEDLIKRARAGKLTADDHSGTTVSLTNPGGIGTVHSVPRLSKGQAAIIGVGALDYPAEFQGASEKIIAHNAISKVLTLTSTYDHRVIQGAGSGEFLKLVHQLLLGAQNFYDEIFESLRIPYEPVRWSPDLQVDPADEINKVARIQQLIHAYRVRGHLMADTDPLEYVQRKHPDLDVLTYGLTLWDLDREWPTGGFGGKPMLKFRDILGVLRDAYCRTAGIEYMHIQDPAERKWFQDQIEHPYSKPSRDEQLRIVSKLNAAEAFETFLQTKFVGQKRFSLEGGESLIPLLDAIISDAADDELDEVAIGMAHRGRLNVLTNIAGKTYAQVFREFEGTQDPRSVQGSGDVKYHLGTEGTFTSDNGKETKVYLAANPSHLEAVDSVLEGIVRAKQDRLDQGEAFPVLPIMVHGDAAFAGQGVVAETLNLSQLRGYRTGGTIHIVVNNQVGFTTAPSSSRSSTYSTDVAKMIQAPVFHVNGDDPEAVVRIGQLAYEFRQRFHKDVVIDMVCYRRRGHNEGDDPSMTQPLMYNLIEAKRSVRKLYTESLIGRGDITEEEAEQLLRDYQERLERVFAETHAAQTSPIPIITADSAAVSDLERPMAQQSDSGISAPASTAISAETLARIGKAHIDIPEGFTVHAKLKQLLEKREVMSREGGIDWGFGELAAFGSLIMEGVPVRLAGQDSRRGTFVQRHAVFHDRANGDEWLPLAHLSDDQAKLWIYDSLLSEYAAMGFEYGYSVERPDALVLWEAQFGDFVNGAQTIIDEFISSAEQKWGQRSSLVLMLPHGYEGQGPDHSSARIERFLQMCAEENMIVANPTTSASHFHLLRRQAYSRPRKPLIIFTPKQLLRLKAAASSVEDFTTGTFRPVIPEHEQLQGDAVERVLLVSGRLYYDLLSTRQKTGDKTTAIIRVEQLYPLPAAEIAAELAKYPNAEVVWAQDEPANQGPWPFIGLNLPDALDRRVRLVSRPASASTAAGSMKRHSAEQDTLLKQAFARK